Proteins from one Pectinophora gossypiella chromosome 19, ilPecGoss1.1, whole genome shotgun sequence genomic window:
- the LOC126375686 gene encoding AP-1 complex subunit mu-1: protein MSSSALYILDVKGKVLISRNYRGDVDMGVIDKFMPLLMEKEEEGMLTPLLQTSECTFAYIKTNNLYIVSTTKKNANIALVFVFLYKTVEVMTEYFKELEEESIRDNFVVIYELLDELIDFGYPQTTDSKILQEYITQEGHKLEMQPRIPMAVTNAVSWRSEGIKYRKNEVFLDVIESVNLLANSNGNVLRSEIVGAIKMRVYLSGMPELRLGLNDKVLFESTGRGKSKSVELEDVKFHQCVRLSRFENDRTISFIPPDGEFELMSYRLNTHVKPLIWIESVIERHAHSRVEYMIKAKSQFKRRSTANNVEIIIPVPQDADSPKFKTTIGSVKYTPEQNAITWSIKSFPGGKEYLMRAHFGLPSVECEDVDGKPPIQVKFEIPYFTTSGIQVRYLKIIEKSGYQALPWVRYITQNGDYQLRTN, encoded by the coding sequence ATGTCTTCTTCGGCGCTATATATATTAGACGTGAAGGGTAAAGTCCTTATTTCGAGGAATTACCGAGGCGATGTCGATATGGGAGTCATAGATAAATTTATGCCATTACTTATGGAGAAGGAAGAAGAAGGAATGTTGACTCCCCTCCTGCAAACCAGTGAGTGTACATTTGCATACATCAAGACAAACAATCTCTACATTGTATCTACTACAAAGAAGAATGCAAATATTGCACTTGTCTTCGTATTTCTGTACAAAACTGTTGAAGTTATGACTGAATACTTCAAAGAGTTGGAAGAGGAGAGTATTCGCGACAATTTCGTCGTAATATACGAGCTACTGGATGAACTTATTGATTTTGGATATCCTCAAACAACTGATAGCAAGATCCTGCAGGAATACATAACTCAGGAAGGTCATAAGTTAGAAATGCAGCCTCGCATTCCTATGGCTGTCACTAATGCAGTCTCTTGGAGGTCTGAGGGCATTAAGTACAGGAAAAATGAAGTATTTCTTGATGTAATTGAGTCTGTCAACCTGCTGGCCAACTCAAACGGCAATGTTTTGAGGAGTGAGATTGTTGGAGCTATCAAGATGCGAGTGTATTTATCAGGTATGCCAGAATTGCGCCTTGGACTGAATGACAAGGTGCTCTTTGAAAGCACAGGAAGAGGTAAGTCAAAGTCTGTGGAACTGGAAGATGTCAAGTTCCATCAGTGCGTCAGACTGTCTCGTTTTGAAAATGACAGGACAATCTCCTTCATTCCTCCTGATGGAGAGTTTGAGCTGATGTCATACAGGCTGAACACACATGTGAAGCCCTTGATTTGGATTGAGTCCGTGATCGAACGCCATGCACATTCAAGAGTGGAATACATGATAAAAGCTAAATCCCAATTCAAACGACGCTCAACAGCCAACAATGTTGAAATCATTATTCCTGTGCCGCAAGACGCTGATTCACCGAAGTTTAAAACAACAATTGGCAGTGTCAAGTACACCCCTGAACAAAATGCCATTACATGGTCTATTAAGTCCTTCCCAGGAGGCAAGGAGTACCTAATGAGAGCACATTTTGGACTTCCATCAGTGGAATGTGAAGATGTTGATGGCAAACCACCAATTCAAGTCAAATTTGAGATCCCATACTTCACTACTTCTGGCATCCAAGTCAGATATTTGAAGATCATTGAGAAGAGCGGCTACCAAGCCCTTCCTTGGGTCAGATACATCACCCAAAATGGAGACTACCAACTAAGAACTAACTAA
- the LOC126375638 gene encoding DNA polymerase subunit gamma-1, mitochondrial, producing MRYTDKLITNNVMRLRIACQRCYSDILPSSEVRIIKQNNTETVVNLKDTKLPEKESENVSKEFRVNEVNIQMISRNIYDQLFKTPSPPVDPKLIKSCQNSLLKHGINFKEYSPLPDVKLKLPPLEGKDVVEHFYNIGERQCAPYRNLLTMLAECKLPPLPKKWSRSAGWSQYVGNKVQSVPCPPADALIFDVEVLMSAGKRPTLACAVSSDAWYGWVSEPLAYGEPHKQYDNVNYKDLIPFETDGLEPCGDLTRPRVVVGHNVSFDRAKIKEQYWLNKTGVRFMDTMSMHTCVSGVTSYQRTVLKSKDKEPHPTDDDWVGISSLNSLTEVHNLYCGSQINKETRDIFVEGTMDDVHENFQKLMRYCAGDVTATHNVLRELLPLFLERFPHPVTLAGMLELGSAYLPVNSNWLQYIDSAETVFEDLKLESRQLLSQKADEACRLMENNAYKKDLWMWDQDWSTQTLKLKKTMPKKKKGEESSISEEVTAGDNFENRLEISEKEFDVLNDEYIEAIEYKPKEECTENLSKKFEYLNELGKALPVKRPYLAGYPAWYRKLCTKPGKDPDWTPGANNITTSMQITPKLLRLSWEGYPLHYIQAEGWGFLVPCSHTREDSEGEPPVPLEQLLEACPLFECKDAEANIEGYILPKTVEEDLGRRAYYARKKVEEQAAANQYHGLGVWSGIVLQGCCHFLRLPHKDGPKYKVGNPLAKDFLDMFSQNVLTAQGNEAEKVLTFGRMMSYWRNNRERIMSQQVVWLPRQLLPRHLSREVRQYGAILPQLVVCGTLTRRASEPTWMTASNAHVERVGSELRAMVHAPPGYKFVGADVDSQELWIAALLGDSTLGLCGGTAFGWAVLAGDKARRTDLHSLTAHAAQVSRDHAKVINYARIYGAGQNFAERLLKQFNPTMTISEAKSKAAKMFSTTKGRRVYTLKQRYMEGFMDEELQGQVVEMTGYQAMRLAKLSGKTLDEMFERPKWIGGTESDMFNKLEEIADSEAPSTAFLSGRLSRALERSAAAGRWGGTRLNWCVQSAAADFLHLMLVAMTHLAPTARFCLSFHDEVRYLVPEEDKYETALALQITNLLTRAFCSQRVGMNDLPLSVAFFTSVEVDQVLRKESNMSCATPSNPHGLENGYNIPPGESLDIFHVLDKCKNKDK from the exons ATGAGATATACGGATAAGTTAATCACAAATAACGTAATGAGATTACGTATTGCATGTCAGAGATGCTACAGCGATATTCTTCCGAGCAGTGAAGTGAGgataatcaaacaaaacaacacaGAAACTGTTGTTAACCTCAAAGATACAAAATTGCCTGAAAAAGAATCTGAAAACGTATCTAAAGAATTCAGAGTAAATGAAGTAAACATTCAAATGATATCTAGGAACATTTACGACCAATTATTTAAAACACCGAGCCCACCAGTGGAccctaaattaataaaaag ttgtcAGAACAGTTTACTGAAACATGGTATTAATTTTAAAGAATATTCACCATTACCAGATGTTAAGTTAAAGTTACCTCCATTAGAGGGTAAGGATGTTGTGGAACACTTTTATAATATTGGTGAAAGACAGTGTGCACCATATAGGAATTTGCTAACAATGCTGGCTGAGTGTAAACTACCTCCTTTGCCAAAG AAATGGTCAAGATCAGCTGGTTGGAGTCAGTATGTTGGAAACAAGGTGCAGTCAGTTCCATGCCCTCCAGCTGATGCTTTGATCTTTGATGTAGAGGTCCTTATGTCTGCTGGGAAAAGGCCTACTTTGGCATGTGCTGTTTCTTCTGACGCCTG GTATGGCTGGGTGAGTGAACCATTAGCATACGGAGAACCTCATAAGCAATATGATAATGTGAACTATAAAGATCTCATTCCCTTTGAAACTGATGGACTGGAGCCCTGTGGAGACCTGACCAGACCAAGAGTGGTTGTTGGACATAACGTATCCTTTGACCGCGCCAAGATTAAGGAGCAGTATTGGTTAAATAAGACAG GTGTCCGCTTTATGGACACGATGTCCATGCACACGTGTGTGAGCGGTGTGACGAGCTATCAGCGAACAGTACTCAAATCTAAGGACAAAGAGCCGCACCCTACTGACGATGACTGGGTTGGGATCAGCTCGCTCAACAGTTTAACTGAG GTACACAATCTATACTGCGGCTCACAAATCAACAAAGAGACTCGGGACATTTTTGTCGAAGGCACAATGGATGACGTTCATGAGAACTTCCAGAAACTGATGAGGTATTGCGCTGGTGACGTCACAGCTACGCACAATGTGTTGAGAGAGCTACTGCCATTGTTTCTAGAACGGTTTCCGCATCCGGTGACGTTGGCGGGAATGTTGGAACTAG GTTCAGCTTACCTTCCTGTGAATTCAAACTGGCTTCAGTACATAGATTCAGCGGAAACGGTATTTGAGGACCTAAAGCTAGAATCGCGACAGTTGCTTTCTCAAAAAGCGGATGAAGCTTGCCGACTTATGGAAAACAACGCTTACAAAAAAGATCTCTGGATGTGGGATCAAGATTGGTCCACTCAaaccttaaaattaaaaaagacaatgccgaaaaagaaaaaaggtgaaGAATCCAGTATTTCTGAAGAAGTAACAGCCGGTgataattttgaaaatagaCTAGAAATTTCGGAAAAGGAATTTGATGTTTTGAACGACGAATATATAGAAGCCATAGAGTATAAACCAAAGGAGGAATGCACAGAAAATTTGAGCAAAAAGTTTGAATATTTGAATGAGTTGGGTAAGGCCTTGCCTGTAAAGAGGCCGTATTTAGCCGGATATCCGGCGTGGTATAGGAAACTATGTACCAAACCCGGTAAGGATCCGGATTGGACGCCCGGAGCAAATAATATCACTACTAGTATGCAG ATAACCCCAAAACTTCTCCGTTTGTCCTGGGAGGGCTATCCCCTCCACTACATCCAAGCTGAAGGCTGGGGGTTCCTCGTCCCGTGCTCTCACACTCGCGAGGATAGTGAGGGTGAACCTCCCGTGCCTTTAGAGCAACTGCTGGAAGCTTGCCCTCTCTTTGAGTGCAAAGACGCTGAAGCCAATATTGAGGGGTATATATTGCCGAAGACTGTGGAG GAGGACCTCGGAAGACGGGCATATTACGCTAGGAAGAAGGTGGAAGAACAAGCGGCTGCCAATCAGTACCACGGTTTGGGCGTTTGGAGTGGCATAGTGTTGCAAG GTTGCTGTCACTTCCTAAGACTCCCGCATAAGGATGGGCCGAAGTATAAAGTGGGAAATCCTTTAGCCAAGGACTTTCTGGATATGTTCAGTCAAAACGTTCTTACTGCGCAGGGGAATGAAGCTGAGAAG GTACTAACATTCGGTCGCATGATGTCGTACTGGCGCAACAACCGCGAGCGCATCATGTCGCAGCAAGTAGTGTGGCTGCCACGACAGCTGCTGCCGCGACACTTGTCGCGTGAAGTGCGACAATACGGCGCTATACTGCCGCAGCTAGTTGTCTGCGGGACTCTTACACGGAG AGCGAGTGAACCAACATGGATGACGGCAAGCAACGCGCACGTGGAGCGTGTGGGCTCGGAGCTACGGGCCATGGTGCACGCGCCGCCGGGGTACAAGTTTGTTGGCGCCGACGTTGACTCACAG GAGTTATGGATAGCGGCGTTGCTCGGCGACAGTACGTTAGGTCTCTGTGGCGGCACAGCGTTCGGCTGGGCGGTCCTAGCCGGGGACAAGGCGCGCCGCACGGACCTGCACTCGCTCACGGCCCACGCCGCACAGGTTTCCCGGGATCACGCCAAGGTTATCAACTACGCTAGGATTTACG GTGCGGGCCAAAACTTCGCGGAACGACTGCTAAAACAGTTCAACCCCACGATGACGATATCTGAAGCGAAGAGCAAAGCCGCCAAGATGTTTAGCACCACCAAGGGACGGCGAGTGTACACGCTCAAACAGAGGTATATGGAGGGGTTCATGGATGAAGAGCTTCAAGGACAG GTGGTTGAGATGACTGGCTACCAAGCAATGCGGTTAGCAAAACTCAGTGGGAAGACGCTGGACGAAATGTTCGAGAGGCCTAAGTGGATCGGCGGAACGGAGTCCGATATGTTCAACaaattggaagaaattgctg ATTCAGAAGCGCCATCAACGGCGTTCCTCTCGGGACGGCTGTCTCGCGCGTTGGAGCGCTCGGCGGCCGCAGGGCGCTGGGGCGGCACCCGCCTCAACTGGTGCGTACAGAGCGCCGCCGCTGACTTCCTGCACCTCATGCTCGTCGCTATGACGCACCTCGCGCCCACTGCCAG GTTTTGCCTCAGTTTCCACGACGAAGTTCGATATTTAGTACCTGAGGAAGATAAATACGAAACTGCACTAGCGCTACAGATCACCAATCTGCTTACTCGAGCATTTTGTTCTCAGAG AGTCGGCATGAATGATCTTCCGCTCTCCGTTGCATTCTTCACCTCGGTAGAAGTGGACCAAGTGTTGCGGAAAGAAAGTAACATGTCTTGCGCcacaccttccaacccgcatgGCCTAGAAAACGGCTACAACATACCGCCTGGAGAATCCCTCGATATTTTTCATGTGTtagataaatgtaaaaataaagataagtaa